From the genome of Cryomorphaceae bacterium, one region includes:
- a CDS encoding TIGR02391 family protein, with product MLDFTHLHPILVTDIQSHFENGLYTDAVRSAVITFNDEVKRYIKSIYELELDGADLMRKTFSRQKGLLKFSEDDTETTRNVQEGYCTIMAGVMQGIRNPVTHGNEYFSEIECAEILVMISHLLRMFDGAKVNNRIHLDGLISKIRSLGPESFIRSDRGDKRRWVVIEGTIHHIHDGQTHGRIGKLNGYLNSPRKVDGKNISSYKKGKEIVS from the coding sequence ATGCTAGATTTTACTCATCTCCATCCTATTCTTGTGACAGACATTCAAAGCCATTTTGAAAATGGACTCTATACTGATGCTGTGCGTTCAGCAGTAATTACGTTTAATGATGAAGTCAAGAGGTACATCAAGAGCATTTACGAGTTGGAATTGGATGGTGCTGATCTGATGCGTAAAACTTTTTCTAGGCAGAAGGGATTGCTAAAGTTTTCAGAGGATGATACTGAAACTACCCGAAATGTTCAAGAGGGGTACTGTACAATCATGGCCGGTGTTATGCAAGGAATCAGAAATCCAGTCACTCATGGAAACGAGTATTTCTCGGAGATTGAATGTGCAGAGATACTGGTGATGATTAGTCATTTATTGCGTATGTTCGACGGAGCTAAGGTTAATAATAGAATCCATTTGGATGGTCTTATATCCAAAATACGTTCTCTTGGGCCCGAATCATTCATAAGAAGCGACAGAGGAGATAAAAGGCGATGGGTGGTCATCGAAGGCACCATTCACCACATTCATGACGGGCAAACTCACGGGCGTATTGGCAAGCTTAACGGGTACCTAAACAGTCCTCGTAAAGTAGATGGGAAAAACATAAGCAGTTACAAAAAAGGCAAAGAAATCGTTTCATAG
- a CDS encoding DNA-binding response regulator encodes MNKIRLAIADDHPLVLDGLRSLIDGASDIQLVVTAENGATLLHKLMHQDADVVLMDIDMPVKNGIETTRDIRQRYPQLKVLVLTMHDEPAMIRELVNDGAQGYLLKNCGRDELLLAIRTVREGKPYFSGEAAVKLLQWNEGPAIPEELKELTERELEVLKAIAEGKSNKEIGDMLFISHRTVDTHRTNLMKKLDVHNIAGLVRIAMRNGLIE; translated from the coding sequence ATGAACAAGATTCGCCTTGCCATTGCAGATGACCACCCTTTGGTGCTGGACGGTTTACGCTCGCTGATTGACGGTGCCTCCGATATACAACTCGTGGTGACCGCCGAAAATGGCGCGACCCTGCTCCACAAGCTCATGCATCAAGACGCCGATGTGGTGCTGATGGATATCGATATGCCGGTGAAAAATGGTATTGAAACCACAAGGGATATACGTCAGCGTTATCCTCAATTAAAAGTACTTGTGCTCACCATGCATGATGAGCCGGCCATGATACGTGAGCTGGTGAATGACGGCGCCCAAGGCTACCTGCTCAAGAATTGCGGAAGGGACGAGCTTTTGCTGGCCATACGCACGGTTCGCGAAGGCAAGCCCTACTTTTCGGGAGAAGCGGCTGTAAAGCTGTTGCAGTGGAATGAGGGCCCGGCAATTCCTGAGGAGCTGAAGGAACTTACCGAGCGTGAGCTTGAAGTGCTAAAGGCGATTGCTGAGGGAAAATCCAACAAGGAAATCGGGGATATGCTCTTTATATCACACCGCACGGTAGATACCCACCGCACCAACCTGATGAAGAAGCTGGATGTTCACAACATCGCGGGGCTTGTGCGAATCGCCATGCGGAATGGATTGATCGAATAA